In the Neisseria sp. KEM232 genome, CCGATGCGCTGCCCGAAGCGCTTGCCGGTCTGACCGACAGCGGCGCCGCGCGCGAAGCCGTCATTCTCTCCACCTGCAACCGCACCGAACTCTACTGCGTCGGCGATGCCGAAGCCGTTACCGGCTGGCTGGCCGCAGAGCGCGCCCTCAGCCCCGAAGAAATCCGCCCCTATCTCTACACCTACGGTTGCAGCGACACCGTCCGCCACGCCTTCCGCGTTGCCTGCGGGCTCGACAGCATGGTGCTGGGCGAGCCGCAAATCCTCGGCCAGCTCAAAGACGCCGTGCAGACCGCGCAGGAGCAAAACGCCCTCGGCAGCTGGCTCAACGCCCTGTTTCAAAAAACCTTCTCCGTCGCCAAAGAAATCCGCAGCGGCACGGCCGTGGGCGAGCAGTCCGTTTCCATGGCCGCCGCCTCGGTGAAAATGGCCGCCCAAATATTCCCCGACGTCGGCAAACTCAACGTCCTCTTTATCGGCGCGGGCGAAATGATAGAACTCGTCGCCACCTACTTCGCCGCCGAAAACCCGCGCCTGATGACCGTTGCCAACCGCACCCTCGCACGCGCCGAAGAATTGTGCGGCAAACTCGGCATCCACGCCGAACCCTGCCTCTTGGCCGACATCCCCGCCATCCTCCACCGCTACGACGTCGTTATCTCCTCCACCGCCAGCCCCCTGCCCGTCGTCGGCAAAGGCATGGTCGAAAACGCCCTCAAACTGCGCAACCAAATGCCCGTCTTCATGCTCGATCTGGCCGTGCCGCGCGACATCGAAGCCCAAATTGCCGAACTCGACGACATCTACCTCTACACTGTCGACGACATGGCCGGAGTCGTACAGAGCGGCCGCGAAGCGCGGCAGAAAGCGGCAGCGCAGGCAGAGGCCATGGTGGGGCAGAAAGTCGCCGAATTTC is a window encoding:
- the hemA gene encoding glutamyl-tRNA reductase is translated as MQLTVIGLNHQTAPLGIREKLAFSADALPEALAGLTDSGAAREAVILSTCNRTELYCVGDAEAVTGWLAAERALSPEEIRPYLYTYGCSDTVRHAFRVACGLDSMVLGEPQILGQLKDAVQTAQEQNALGSWLNALFQKTFSVAKEIRSGTAVGEQSVSMAAASVKMAAQIFPDVGKLNVLFIGAGEMIELVATYFAAENPRLMTVANRTLARAEELCGKLGIHAEPCLLADIPAILHRYDVVISSTASPLPVVGKGMVENALKLRNQMPVFMLDLAVPRDIEAQIAELDDIYLYTVDDMAGVVQSGREARQKAAAQAEAMVGQKVAEFLEWQKSRENVPLIRALRDEGERARRHVLENAMKQLAKGASPEEVLERLSVQLTNKLLHSPTHTLSKGGGDSGLVDAVAQIYHLTHPERKG